TGACGCCTACACACGTCGCTGAACATGGCGGGTCGTCCAAGGCATCAACCTGATCTCTCTGTTGTGGACCCGGGGTATGCCGGTTTGGATAACTTGAAGCTGGGATGGCATTGGTTCACGCGCCTGAAGACCAATCGGTTGGTTTCGGTGGAAGGCAACCGCAAGAATCGCCCGGTAGCGGCGCGGCTGATTCTCCGGCACGGTCGTATCATTCACCTGAAGGGCTACGGATGGGTGAAGGTGTTCAAGACGGTGACCCCAGACGGTCGCGAGGAATACCGGGCCACCCGTCGCCTGGGAATTCACCCGCTCTTATTGCCTTCTCACAACACAAAGAGTAAAATGTAGAGCAATTCGGGTCTGTCTGGACTAGCGGAGGGAGAGGCTTCTGTGTCGCGCATGTTGCCCCGGATCAAATGCTATGCTTCGGATGAAACAGAACAACCGTTAGACCCCGTTTACCAGGCCTGTGTGTTCAACAAAATGCGGCTCATTGTGGTGGGGATATCCTTTGCCATTTGGGCTGTGGCAGTGGCTCTACGGATCACCCCTGTCATGGCGCGGCCCACCTTCTTTCTCTTGATCATAGTCATCATGGGCACGCTACTCGGTCTGCCGCTTTACGGACTGGGCACCAAGGGCCGTCTTCCACGCCCCTTGGTGATGGGCTGGGTTTTCTTTCACAGTTTGAGCGATCTGCTAATTATTTTGACCGCTATCCATTTCACAGGAGGACTGGAAAGCCCTGGCAACCTGCTCCTTTTGACTTATCTGGCCGGGGTGGCGTTAATTTTCCCCCGACCGATTGTTCTTCTCCTGGCCGCTTTGTCCGCCACCGGTTATCTCGTACTGGGCATGGGGTATGCCTACGGCTGGTGGCGGGCGTTCTACAGCACCGGAGAGATCCAGCCTATTCCTTCTTTTCGGCGGGCATTGCTCATCACACTGAGCGATTGGGGCTTCATTGTCTTGATCAGCGGCATCATGCTCCATTTGCGGCACTTATTGGAACAAGCGAACCAACAATTGCGCCAAGAACGAAACTACCTCGCCCAATTGCGCGATGTGGTTCATGAAGGATTACACCACCGCCAGGTAAAGCGGCTGGCTCACTATCTGGTGTACCACATGGGGATTCTGGTAGAAGCCAGTCGAGGGTATCTGGTGCTTTGGGATGAACAAAGGGGCGAGTGCCTCTTGGTGGCCTCCACGGCTCAGGGCCAACCGGGGCCCTCGTTTCACGAACCTCCAGAAACAAAGCCCCTGGAACCCTGGCAGAAGGCTCTGGTCACACAGGCGCGGGAGCAAGACACTCTGCTCCTAGTCCCCAACGAAAATTCTGGGACACTTGCCTCAAGCCCCAAAGCCGAACTGCCCTTAGAAGAGCACACGGCCCTCGTCATTCCCATGCGCCGGGCAGGCCAGGACTTTTTCGGCGCCGTGATCCTGCTCAGAAAAAGCCCTTTTGGGGCGGAGGAAATCGCGCGGGCACGCGAAACAGCTGAACTCCTCTCGCTGGTGCTCCTGCGGGCGTTGGCCGAGGACCGCCGGCGGGAAGAGATCCAGTTACTGGAAGAACTAAGCCAATGGGCCTCAGAATTGATGCGCCGATTGGATGAAACAGCCCTCACCCAACGCATAGGCGAAGGGGCCCGCAAACTACTTCAAGCGCCCCAAGGCGTACTTTTCACCCTGGATGATCAAACTGGAAAAATGCAACCCTCTTATCTGCATGGCATCAATGAAGAACTTGCCTGGTTCGTCGCCCACCACTATCAGGAACTCACAGATTGTCGGTCTCTTTTGCAGAAGAATGATCTTTTCGTCGTGATGGAAGACGCTTCCACTACCCAATGTCTCCCTCCATCCCTGCATCACCTACGGACTGGTGCACAGTCCGGCGCGCTGGTCGCTCTCCAGGCGCCCCAGGGTATCCAGGGGATTTTAGGGCTTTTCTGGGATCATCCTTTCCGGCTCGCCTCTGAAGATCAGTTTGCCCTTCGCCTGGTGGGCGCCTACGCCGGCGCGGCGCTCTATAACGCGCGACTCATGCGCCATTTGCAACAGGAAGCCTACACCGACCCCCTGACCGGCCTGCCCAACCGCCGCGCTTTCGAGGAAGCCCTGCAACGGGAAACCCACCGCGCCCAGCGCTACGGGCACCCTTATGTGCTGATGGTGCTGGACCTGAACGGCTTCAAAGCCGTCAACGACACCTACGGCCACCTCACCGGCGATCTTGTGCTGCAACAAACCGCATCTGCCCTGCGCACCGCTTTACGCGAAAGCGACTTTGTAGCCCGCTATGGTGGGGACGAATTCGTCGCCCTGCTCCCTGAAACCACCTCTGAGCAGGCCCAAATCGTGGGCCGCAAACTGGTCAAGCAGGTGGAATCCCTGGTCTTCAAAGGCCTCCCTGATGAGATTCGGTGTGGGTTGTCCGTGGGCATCGCCTCCTTTCCCAAGGATGGGACCGACCCCCAGCATTTGCTGGCCATAGCCGACGAACGCATGTATGCCAACAAAGCCCAACAGCGCGCCCAGCGGGGAGGCTCTCCTGCCGCCCAGGCCGGTTGACCAGGCCCCCTGCTTCTCCTCTACCTTGTTCATGCTCACCCTGAACGCCAAACGAGGTTTATCCGCCATGCTCACCAAACGCATTATCCCCTGCTTAGACATCCGCGATGGCCGCGTGGTCAAAGGGGTCCACTTCGTCAACCTGCGCGACGCCGGGGATCCTGTGGAACAGGCCCGCCTTTACGATGCCCAGGGCGCCGACGAACTGGTCTTCCTGGACATCTCCGCCACGCCCGAAGGCCGAGCCACCACGGTGGAGCTGGTGACGCGCGTGGCCGAGGTGGTCTTCATGCCGCTCACTGTCGGAGGCGGCATCCGCAGCGTGGCCGACATGCGCCGCCTGCTCCTGGCCGGGGCTGACAAGGTGAGCGTCAATTCGGCCGCCGTTCGCAACCCTCATCTACTCACCGAAGGGGCCGAACGCTTTGGCGCCCAATGCATCGTGCTGGCTATCGACGCCAAGCGGGTCTCGCCCCCCGGCGCGCCGCCCCGTTGGGAAGTGTTCATCAACGGAGGCCGCACGCCCACAGGGCTGGACGCGGTAGAATGGGCCGTACACGGCGTGGAACGGGGTGCCGGCGAAATCCTGCTGACCAGCATGGACGCCGATGGCACCCTGCAAGGCTACGATGACGAACTGACCCGCGCCGTGGCCGAAGCCGTGCCGGTGCCGGTGATCGCCTCGGGCGGGGCTGGCCACCCTGAACACTTCGCCCGAGTGCTTACCGAAGGCAAGGCCGATGCAGCCCTGGCCGCCTCGCTGTTCCATGATGGCGTCCTTCGTATCCCGGATCTCAAAGCCTATCTGGCCGCCCAGGGCATCCCCATCCGCCCTGTGGCGTAAGTCTCTCCCCGAGGTGATGCGATGCCTACAGCCCTGCTTTCGACCTACGACAAAACCCGCCTGGTTGATTTTGCCCGCCAACTCCACGCCCGCGGGTGGCAACTCATCGCCAGCGGCGGCACCGCCCGCACGCTGAAAGACGCCGGCCTGCCCGTGACGCCGGTCAACACCATCACCGGCGAGCCGGAGATGCTCGGCGGCCGGGTAAAGACCCTTCACCCGGCCATCCACGCCGGCATCCTGGCCCGCGACACTGCAGAAGACCGCGCAGCGCTGGAGGCCCGCGGCTGGCCGCTCATTGACCTGGTGGTGGTCAACCTTTATCCCTTCGAAGAAGTCACCGCCCGACCGGAGACCACCCTGGCCGAGACCGTGGAAATGATTGACATCGGCGGCGTGGCGCTGTTACGGGCCGCGGCCAAGAACTTTGCCCGCGTGACCGTGCTTTGTGACCCGGCCGACTACGCCGAGGCCCTTGACCCGGCCGACCCAGCGGTCTTCCGCCTGCGCATGGCGCAAAAGGCCTTCGCCCACACCCTGGCCTACGACGCCGCCATTCAGCGTTACCTGGCCGCCCAGGCCGCCGCGCCCCAGGCCGTGCATCTGGCCCTCTTCCCCACCTACCCGCTGCGCTACGGCGAGAACCCCCACCAAAGCGCCACCTATTACGCCACCACACCCGA
The window above is part of the Anaerolineae bacterium genome. Proteins encoded here:
- a CDS encoding sensor domain-containing diguanylate cyclase, coding for MSRMLPRIKCYASDETEQPLDPVYQACVFNKMRLIVVGISFAIWAVAVALRITPVMARPTFFLLIIVIMGTLLGLPLYGLGTKGRLPRPLVMGWVFFHSLSDLLIILTAIHFTGGLESPGNLLLLTYLAGVALIFPRPIVLLLAALSATGYLVLGMGYAYGWWRAFYSTGEIQPIPSFRRALLITLSDWGFIVLISGIMLHLRHLLEQANQQLRQERNYLAQLRDVVHEGLHHRQVKRLAHYLVYHMGILVEASRGYLVLWDEQRGECLLVASTAQGQPGPSFHEPPETKPLEPWQKALVTQAREQDTLLLVPNENSGTLASSPKAELPLEEHTALVIPMRRAGQDFFGAVILLRKSPFGAEEIARARETAELLSLVLLRALAEDRRREEIQLLEELSQWASELMRRLDETALTQRIGEGARKLLQAPQGVLFTLDDQTGKMQPSYLHGINEELAWFVAHHYQELTDCRSLLQKNDLFVVMEDASTTQCLPPSLHHLRTGAQSGALVALQAPQGIQGILGLFWDHPFRLASEDQFALRLVGAYAGAALYNARLMRHLQQEAYTDPLTGLPNRRAFEEALQRETHRAQRYGHPYVLMVLDLNGFKAVNDTYGHLTGDLVLQQTASALRTALRESDFVARYGGDEFVALLPETTSEQAQIVGRKLVKQVESLVFKGLPDEIRCGLSVGIASFPKDGTDPQHLLAIADERMYANKAQQRAQRGGSPAAQAG
- the hisF gene encoding imidazole glycerol phosphate synthase subunit HisF, encoding MLTKRIIPCLDIRDGRVVKGVHFVNLRDAGDPVEQARLYDAQGADELVFLDISATPEGRATTVELVTRVAEVVFMPLTVGGGIRSVADMRRLLLAGADKVSVNSAAVRNPHLLTEGAERFGAQCIVLAIDAKRVSPPGAPPRWEVFINGGRTPTGLDAVEWAVHGVERGAGEILLTSMDADGTLQGYDDELTRAVAEAVPVPVIASGGAGHPEHFARVLTEGKADAALAASLFHDGVLRIPDLKAYLAAQGIPIRPVA